A section of the Ovis canadensis isolate MfBH-ARS-UI-01 breed Bighorn chromosome 1, ARS-UI_OviCan_v2, whole genome shotgun sequence genome encodes:
- the LOC138434532 gene encoding large ribosomal subunit protein eL21-like, with translation MTNTKGKRRGTRYMFSRPFRKHGVVPLATYMRIYRKGDIVDIKGMGTVQKGMPHKCYHGKTGRVYSVTQHAVGIIVNKQVKGKILAKRINVRIEHIKHSKSRDSFLKRVKENDQKKKEAKEKGTWVQLKRQPAPPREAHFVRTNGKEPELLEPIPYEFMA, from the coding sequence ATGACCAACACAAAGGGAAAGAGGCGGGGCACCCGCTACATGTTCTCCAGGCCTTTCAGAAAACATGGGGTTGTTCCTTTGGCCACATACATGCGAATCTACAGGAAGGGTGATATTGTAGATATCAAGGGAATGGGTACTGTTCAAAAAGGAATGCCCCACAAATGTTACCATGGCAAAACAGGGAGAGTCTACAGTGTTACCCAGCATGCTGTTGGCATCATTGTAAACAAACAAGTTAAGGGCaagattcttgccaagagaattaaTGTGCGTATTGAGCATATTAAGCACTCTAAGAGCCGAGATAGCTTCCTGAAACGTGTGAaggaaaatgatcagaaaaagaaggaagccaaAGAGAAAGGGACTTGGGTTCAGCTGAAGCGCCAGCCTGCTCCACCTAGAGAAGCACACTTTGTGAGGACCAATGGAAAGGAACCCGAACTGTTGGAGCCCATCCCCTATGAATTCATGGCCTGA